The Solanum dulcamara chromosome 6, daSolDulc1.2, whole genome shotgun sequence genome contains the following window.
ATCTAAATCAGCCACATAACGAGACAATCTTATTCATAGCAAATAAAAAGCTaaataacataattcataaGAGACCAAAACAatgaaaaacaaacaaacataaAATATCTGCAACAAATTAAATTGACATAAAAGAAGATGCTAAAAAAAAGACTAAATTCACTCCATAAGCAACATAAACAACATATTAAACTAAAATAGATTCAAAAAGGAATTTTACCTTTTCCGGAGCAACGAACTGTGACGACGAGCAGAAGGACGATTCCACCTTCCTTCAACTcgaaagaagaaacaaaatcaGGATTCTAGGAGTTCAAAACATTCCTGCAACTCATAAGCTTAGAATCGAAATTTTCTTAGCTTTGGAGTATTTCGATTTAAACCCGAGGAGAGGGACTTTATATAGCACCcaacataattaatttcaatattACTATACCCCTATTTGATTTATTGTTATAATTCTGTTAAATGACATTGTTAGTCAGGGTAAATATTATCGACAATCATTTAAATAACTATCCCGCTATTAATAACCAAAAAGGatatgagaaaataaataatgtaaCGAGAAAGGGAGAGTCCAGAACCCAAATGATTTTCTCAACAATTAAAAATAGAAGTTTAAGAATTTAAGGTGTCGTTTGGTTATTGGTAGAGTTATGCAAGTATTAGTTATGTAAGAATAAGTTATGCAGTATTAGTTATGTAGGAATAagttatgcatgtattagttatatagGAATAAGTTATGCAGATATTAGTTATGTAGGtagttatacatgtattagttatgcaagTATTAGTTATGTAGGTATTAGTTATGCAAGTATTAGTTATGTAGGTATTATTTATGTAGAAATTAcaatacataaattaattttattgaacatttattaattataaatcaatattctttttttaaattataaatctaaaattataaaaatcaaaaataatagtATACTTGATAAACAAGTATATCTTCGCACTATGCAGATACGCTTGAAGAGGCAAAGTTCAAAATACTCAATGTCGGAGAAGGTTCTAACATTTTTGAAATCACTGCCTAGTTGTTTGTTCATTTAGTGGGTATAttcaatttaataaatatatgttatgcttttatccacaaaaaaaaaaaaaatcaactatgACGttgtaacttttttttaaaataataaaatgaattgCAAAGAGCCGATGAGTAAACAGTACAATTGGTTTTCATACTTGATGAAATCATGAAATACTAGTTCAGATAAGTAGCCACTATATTTGCATaacaaacaaaattaaaaatccaaaatttggataatagtaacaacaataaaCAGAAATCCAGAAAAGCCCCTATTACTCTAGATTAGTCTATTCTTCCACGATAGTTTCACCATTCTTCTTGTTGTGCTTCCTAGCATACATCTGGTTCCTCGAGAACTTGGAATCCATCCCTTTGGTGGAGCTGTGACGGCGACTCTTCGATTTTTTGATTCTTGTGAGCCTTATACGACTGATTGTGTGTGGTATGATTCTTCGACTTGGCCATTTTTGATCTTTGATCTCACAATCAAACTGCCGCCGGCATTAGAATTTTCAGTAGTGATGAACAAGAATTTGCTGTAACATTGGAATATTTCCTATAAACAAATTAGGggtaaatatgtaattttattattttaattcatGTATAACTAATATCTACATAACTTATTCCTCCTTCTAACCtgcataaaattatatatatatttcctcataagttatgtgagtattaattatattaaattactAAAACACAACTAAATACCGTATAGAATTAATACATTGATAATGTTTATACAACATGTGAAACTTATCAACCAAACAttgtataatattaataaaggaataacttttattctatttacaaaccaaacaatatataaaattaatacatgtattagaTGGACTCATATACCATAACCAATGGGCTCCTAAGTGACgcactattttattttttaggaaataaatataattagaaGGAACAAAAACTAAGGTGGcgacaaaaaaaggaaaaaaacttGTCTTGTAAGATGCGGGAGCACAATGCTTGATATATACTGTTTGTAATAAGTGGGGAGTAGCGAATATATATTCTCTCCGGATCCTCCTCTTTTGCTCTTTTAGCAAACAGCAAAACAAGTTTTGATCGTGGCAGAATCATGTCTGCTACCTTTATTTTTCCTGTCGCCTCCTCTTCTTATCTTTCAGGTTTGCGCTCTTCTACTCAACACAACaagttttttgtttctttttcttcccaCTTAATTTtggatatatattatatttagttcTTAAGCATCAGACGATTCGTGAAACAAATACACTCACAACCAACACTAGTCCTAGTCGCCGCCTGGGTAGGGGTTTGATCAGTTTCACCCAGCATTCCCATTCCTCCTGTAAGTCCTACGATGCTggaagtgttttttttttctctctctctcttaatTAATAGTGTCCATTTCTTTGTTTTAGCAGCTTGTGTAGTTGATGCCACCCGAGGACCGGATTTTGCTCTTCAAGTGTGATTCCCCCTAATCTGTACTAGCTAGCTATGAATATACATATTGGTTTGTTTCAGATGATTAATCTTGTAGTAAAACTGAACTGAATTAATGCAGTGCAATGAGGCGACCAAAGAAAGAATTAGGAAACTCTTCCATAAAGTTGAATTTTCCGTTTCTTCATACGACACTGCCTGGGTCGCAATGGTCCCTTCTCCACATTCTGCTAAAGTCCCATGTTTCCCTGAGTGCCTACACTGGGTGTTGCATAATCAACTTGAAGATGGATCATGGGGGCTTCCGCATCATCAACCCCTCTTACTTAAAGATGTTCTTTCCTCTACTTTGGCTTGTGTGCTTGCGCTTAAAAGATGGGGTGTTGGTGAACAATTAATAAGCAGGGGTGGGTATGGATTACAATCTTCTTTACCTAAAACTCCTATTTATGTTAGTTCACACTACTGCATATTGTTGTTGCAGGTTTACGTTTTATCGAGTTAAATTTTGCTTCCGCTACTGACAAGGACCAATATTCTCTAATTGGATTTGATGTCATATTCACTGGCATGCTTGAATATGCTCAACACTTATCTTTGAAGCTTCATTTAGAATCAAGAGTCTATGATGAACTGCTTCATAAAAGGGATATCCAGCTCACAAGGTATATTCTAGATTATTTCTAGATGAGCTAAATGTGGTTTCTAGTCTAGTTATATAAATCTGAGGTAGCATTTCTGTGGTTGGGCCTAGCTAAGTAAGTGTGTTAAAAAATATTGTGCAATTTGAGACAGCAACAACAACCTagtggaatcccacaagtggggtctggggagggtaggatgtacgcagaccttaccactacctcatggagatagagaggctgtttccgaaagaccctctaTTGTGCAATTTGAGAGATTAACTGAATTGTTCAAACTTGCCAAAGAGATGGGTATAATATAGATTCTCGTGACAAACTTACTATGCTTCAATGAGAAAATTAAAGTTCGTCAAGAAAGAAAAGCAATTTTGAAGAAAACATTATTGGGTTCTGATTTCATGTTGACCTCAGCTTATCCATATTTTCATTGAAGATTCCTTCTTCATGTTAGGTCGGACGACAGCAGCTCATTGGAGCTTAATGCTTACCTCGCTTATGTGTCAGAGGGAATGGGAGAACTTCAAGACTGGAAAATGGTTATGAAATATCAGAGGAAGAATGGTTCACTATTCAATTCACCATCTACTACAGCTGCTTCTCTGATTCGCCTTCATGATTCTGGTTGCCTCAATTACCTTCGCTCTGCATTGAAAAAGTTTGGGAATGCTGGTAAAATTTATgcacatttatttatttgtgaAAGTTATGATGGCATGTTGAAGCAACTTGTCTAATGCCTATATTTCTTTCAGTTCCAACTATCTATCCAATAAATATACATGCACGCCTTTGTATGGTCGATAATCTCAAAAAACTAGGAATTTGTCGGCATTTTGCTGAGGAAATTGAGAATGTATTGGATGAAACATACAGGTAACCTTTGAAACCACAGATACCTATGGGCttgtagaaaaaaattaatcctGTTGGATTGACTCTCTCCAAGCCTACACATAtgtaagtttttatttttacaagtCATGACATTAGCCACAAAACAAAAAAGATGCTGGCTGCAGGGGGAGGAAGAAATCTTCACAAGTGCTGCCACTTGTTCCATGGCATTCAGGATATTGCGTGGATATGGATATAATGTCTCCTCTGGTACCTCACTTGTTTGTAATCATATTAGTTTGTTTTCTTATAATGTTTTTTATTGTTCAAATAGTTTTGACGAGTTTGTCTGCATTGTAGATCCTGTAGCTCAGTTTCTGGAGCAAGAGCAATGTAGTGGGCATTTGAATGACATATATACTATGTTGGATTTATATCAAGCTTTAGAAATGATTATTGCTACAGATCAACCAGTTTCAAAGAAATTGAACTCATCAGCCTTACAATCATTGAGACAGCGACTATCAGGTGAGTTTTATCCTCCAAACGGACTCACCAGGCAGATCCATGAACAGGTACTTCCCATAAGTTGCATTATGTTTAGCTCATACTATTCTTATTGTCTCTTTGAGCTAGGGCCAACTGCTACTGTTGCTTATTTTTAGGTGGATGATATTCTTAAGTTTCCTTCTCATGCGACCTTAGAACGGGTAGCCAACAGGAGAAATATAAAGCACTATGACGTAGATAATATAAGAGTCCTAAAAACTTCATATAGGTaacttcttcaaattttttgaGGACTGATTTTGTGATTTTTTGGTAATCCTGTGCTCCTTTTCGTCAATTACTCTTTTTCATTGCATTTTTGGGACAGTTCATCAAATTTTGGCAACAAAGATTTCTTATCCCTGGCAGTAGAAGACTTCAACTTTTGCCAATCTATTCACTGCAACGAACTAAAACAACTTGAGAGGTTCGTAACTCTTTGAACCTTGATAACTATGTGGAGACAGTTGTCCCTGAGTTGTTTTATGATAGTTAGATCAGAGATGGTATATTTATTGAAGAAAACGGGAAAAGCTTAAAGCACGTACTTCTGCTCCCGAATGTTGTTTCTTTCCTTGCTTGACGACTTCTCTTTCAACAACTTCTGTACATGACAAAAGTGGAAGTTGATTTCAACTCAAATGCAACCTTTGGCTCATAAGTTTTCTGATTTTGTTTTCCTCATTGCTTGCCAGAGGATTGATCTCTATCCTATTGGAAAAGTTATGATATCAAAATGCAAAGAGCTTTCTTCTTGCTATAGCTTTCCTGATGTGCAGATTTAAGTGTTTTGTGATATCAGGTGGTTGATGCAAAACAGATTGGACAAACTGAAGTTCGCCAGAGAGAAATCTGCATACTGCTACTTTTCTGCTGCAGCCACAATTTTTCAACCTGAACTATCTGATGCCCGCATGTCATGGGCCAAGAATGGTGTACTTACTACAGTGATTGATGATTTCTTTGATGTAGGAGGTTCTATGGAAGAATTGAACAACCTAATTCAGTTGTTTAAGAAGTACATGTTTTCGTTCATATTTTCTTTGCTCTTCATATTCCTTGGTGATTTCATCTGTGTCTTTTTATTCAAATCCCTTGGTCTTTTTGGTAGGTGGGATGTAGATGTTAGCACTGACTGCTGTTCGGATAAAGTAGGCATTATATTTTCGGCGCTTCACAGTACTATCCGTGAGATTGGAGACAAAGCATCTAAGTGGCAAGCACGTAGTGTGACAAGACACATAACTGATATTGTTAGTctctttatccaaaaaaaaaaatctctttgCATTTTTTGACAACTAATAGAGATTTTGCATTCTGACATTCATATTTCATAATTCTCCCACATATTCTACACTGTTTACAGCATGGCATGCCAattgagattttttatttttctgcaTAGGGATCGTAGGGAAGAAATTTTACTCTGTGGGCATGACCAGTGGCGGACCCAGGAATTTTATGAaaggggttcaaaaaaaattaaacacgctaatcagaaaaaaaatgtgcttattcGGATTCGAACCCGCGAGCTGAGACAAGCTAAGGCAAAATATTGAACCCCATTTGTCACTGAGCTAAtcctttggcttatgctcagggggttcaatgttaaatatatacacataaattaaaaattttatcttatatatacagtataattttttaacgaagggggttcggatgaactcCCTGAACTTGCCTTGGGTCCGCCCCTGGGCATGACATACCAAATTGAAGtgtaaaaac
Protein-coding sequences here:
- the LOC129891651 gene encoding ent-kaurene synthase, chloroplastic isoform X2, whose translation is MSATFIFPVASSSYLSVLKHQTIRETNTLTTNTSPSRRLGRGLISFTQHSHSSSCVVDATRGPDFALQCNEATKERIRKLFHKVEFSVSSYDTAWVAMVPSPHSAKVPCFPECLHWVLHNQLEDGSWGLPHHQPLLLKDVLSSTLACVLALKRWGVGEQLISRGLRFIELNFASATDKDQYSLIGFDVIFTGMLEYAQHLSLKLHLESRVYDELLHKRDIQLTRSDDSSSLELNAYLAYVSEGMGELQDWKMVMKYQRKNGSLFNSPSTTAASLIRLHDSGCLNYLRSALKKFGNAVPTIYPINIHARLCMVDNLKKLGICRHFAEEIENVLDETYRCWLQGEEEIFTSAATCSMAFRILRGYGYNVSSDPVAQFLEQEQCSGHLNDIYTMLDLYQALEMIIATDQPVSKKLNSSALQSLRQRLSGEFYPPNGLTRQIHEQVDDILKFPSHATLERVANRRNIKHYDVDNIRVLKTSYSSSNFGNKDFLSLAVEDFNFCQSIHCNELKQLERWLMQNRLDKLKFAREKSAYCYFSAAATIFQPELSDARMSWAKNGVLTTVIDDFFDVGGSMEELNNLIQLFKKWDVDVSTDCCSDKVGIIFSALHSTIREIGDKASKWQARSVTRHITDIWLNLLNAMLREAEWARDMSVPTLDKYMANGYVSFALGPIVLPALYFVGPKLPDDVVQHPEYHSLFKLVSTCGRLLNDIRSFERESKDGKLNAVTLSVTHGNGRISEEAAIEGLSHRVEMQRKELLKVVLQQEGSVVPSACKDLFWKMSKVLHQFYIKDDGFSSMGMADTVKAIIHEPITLNYLGDSKLSTDYN
- the LOC129891651 gene encoding ent-kaurene synthase TSP4, chloroplastic isoform X3; the encoded protein is MVPSPHSAKVPCFPECLHWVLHNQLEDGSWGLPHHQPLLLKDVLSSTLACVLALKRWGVGEQLISRGLRFIELNFASATDKDQYSLIGFDVIFTGMLEYAQHLSLKLHLESRVYDELLHKRDIQLTRSDDSSSLELNAYLAYVSEGMGELQDWKMVMKYQRKNGSLFNSPSTTAASLIRLHDSGCLNYLRSALKKFGNAVPTIYPINIHARLCMVDNLKKLGICRHFAEEIENVLDETYRCWLQGEEEIFTSAATCSMAFRILRGYGYNVSSDPVAQFLEQEQCSGHLNDIYTMLDLYQALEMIIATDQPVSKKLNSSALQSLRQRLSGEFYPPNGLTRQIHEQVDDILKFPSHATLERVANRRNIKHYDVDNIRVLKTSYSSSNFGNKDFLSLAVEDFNFCQSIHCNELKQLERWLMQNRLDKLKFAREKSAYCYFSAAATIFQPELSDARMSWAKNGVLTTVIDDFFDVGGSMEELNNLIQLFKKWDVDVSTDCCSDKVGIIFSALHSTIREIGDKASKWQARSVTRHITDIWLNLLNAMLREAEWARDMSVPTLDKYMANGYVSFALGPIVLPALYFVGPKLPDDVVQHPEYHSLFKLVSTCGRLLNDIRSFERESKDGKLNAVTLSVTHGNGRISEEAAIEGLSHRVEMQRKELLKVVLQQEGSVVPSACKDLFWKMSKVLHQFYIKDDGFSSMGMADTVKAIIHEPITLNYLGDSKLSTDYN
- the LOC129891651 gene encoding ent-kaurene synthase, chloroplastic isoform X1 produces the protein MSATFIFPVASSSYLSVLKHQTIRETNTLTTNTSPSRRLGRGLISFTQHSHSSSACVVDATRGPDFALQCNEATKERIRKLFHKVEFSVSSYDTAWVAMVPSPHSAKVPCFPECLHWVLHNQLEDGSWGLPHHQPLLLKDVLSSTLACVLALKRWGVGEQLISRGLRFIELNFASATDKDQYSLIGFDVIFTGMLEYAQHLSLKLHLESRVYDELLHKRDIQLTRSDDSSSLELNAYLAYVSEGMGELQDWKMVMKYQRKNGSLFNSPSTTAASLIRLHDSGCLNYLRSALKKFGNAVPTIYPINIHARLCMVDNLKKLGICRHFAEEIENVLDETYRCWLQGEEEIFTSAATCSMAFRILRGYGYNVSSDPVAQFLEQEQCSGHLNDIYTMLDLYQALEMIIATDQPVSKKLNSSALQSLRQRLSGEFYPPNGLTRQIHEQVDDILKFPSHATLERVANRRNIKHYDVDNIRVLKTSYSSSNFGNKDFLSLAVEDFNFCQSIHCNELKQLERWLMQNRLDKLKFAREKSAYCYFSAAATIFQPELSDARMSWAKNGVLTTVIDDFFDVGGSMEELNNLIQLFKKWDVDVSTDCCSDKVGIIFSALHSTIREIGDKASKWQARSVTRHITDIWLNLLNAMLREAEWARDMSVPTLDKYMANGYVSFALGPIVLPALYFVGPKLPDDVVQHPEYHSLFKLVSTCGRLLNDIRSFERESKDGKLNAVTLSVTHGNGRISEEAAIEGLSHRVEMQRKELLKVVLQQEGSVVPSACKDLFWKMSKVLHQFYIKDDGFSSMGMADTVKAIIHEPITLNYLGDSKLSTDYN
- the LOC129891651 gene encoding ent-kaurene synthase TSP4, chloroplastic isoform X4 is translated as MSATFIFPVASSSYLSGLRFIELNFASATDKDQYSLIGFDVIFTGMLEYAQHLSLKLHLESRVYDELLHKRDIQLTRSDDSSSLELNAYLAYVSEGMGELQDWKMVMKYQRKNGSLFNSPSTTAASLIRLHDSGCLNYLRSALKKFGNAVPTIYPINIHARLCMVDNLKKLGICRHFAEEIENVLDETYRCWLQGEEEIFTSAATCSMAFRILRGYGYNVSSDPVAQFLEQEQCSGHLNDIYTMLDLYQALEMIIATDQPVSKKLNSSALQSLRQRLSGEFYPPNGLTRQIHEQVDDILKFPSHATLERVANRRNIKHYDVDNIRVLKTSYSSSNFGNKDFLSLAVEDFNFCQSIHCNELKQLERWLMQNRLDKLKFAREKSAYCYFSAAATIFQPELSDARMSWAKNGVLTTVIDDFFDVGGSMEELNNLIQLFKKWDVDVSTDCCSDKVGIIFSALHSTIREIGDKASKWQARSVTRHITDIWLNLLNAMLREAEWARDMSVPTLDKYMANGYVSFALGPIVLPALYFVGPKLPDDVVQHPEYHSLFKLVSTCGRLLNDIRSFERESKDGKLNAVTLSVTHGNGRISEEAAIEGLSHRVEMQRKELLKVVLQQEGSVVPSACKDLFWKMSKVLHQFYIKDDGFSSMGMADTVKAIIHEPITLNYLGDSKLSTDYN